A region from the Rheinheimera mangrovi genome encodes:
- the queE gene encoding 7-carboxy-7-deazaguanine synthase QueE, with amino-acid sequence MYKVNEIFETIQGEGSYTGTPAIFLRLQGCPVGCSWCDTKQTWDIDPDLQLSPAAILEKKADSDHWCSLSSAEIMQLFADKGYRAKHVVITGGEPCMYDLRPLCELLHAQGFSTQIETSGTFEILAPGKTWVTVSPKVNMKGGYEVLRTALDRANEIKHPVAMEKHIDELLELLQGLDLTNKLVYLQPISQKAKATQLAIEFCKQHNWRLSVQVHKYLGIN; translated from the coding sequence GTGTATAAAGTAAACGAGATTTTCGAGACCATTCAGGGTGAAGGCAGTTACACCGGTACTCCTGCTATTTTTCTGCGTTTACAAGGCTGCCCTGTTGGCTGTTCCTGGTGTGATACCAAGCAGACCTGGGATATAGACCCGGATCTGCAATTAAGCCCTGCGGCTATTTTGGAGAAAAAAGCCGATTCGGATCACTGGTGCAGCTTATCGTCAGCAGAAATAATGCAGTTGTTTGCCGACAAAGGCTACCGCGCTAAACATGTGGTGATCACCGGGGGCGAGCCTTGTATGTATGACTTACGGCCTTTGTGTGAGCTGTTGCATGCGCAGGGATTTTCAACGCAAATTGAAACCAGTGGCACTTTTGAAATTCTGGCACCGGGTAAGACCTGGGTGACGGTATCGCCTAAAGTGAATATGAAAGGGGGCTATGAAGTGCTGCGTACAGCGCTGGATCGCGCCAACGAAATTAAGCACCCTGTAGCCATGGAAAAGCATATCGATGAGCTGCTCGAGTTGCTGCAAGGCCTGGATTTAACAAACAAACTGGTCTATCTGCAGCCGATCAGTCAAAAAGCCAAAGCAACGCAGCTGGCTATTGAATTTTGTAAACAGCACAACTGGCGTTTAAGTGTGCAAGTGCATAAGTATCTTGGCATTAATTAA
- the wrbA gene encoding NAD(P)H:quinone oxidoreductase, which yields MSAQLLILYYSRHGSVAALAEKIAIGAQQAGAEVMLRTVPALDGSAVGMHPHVTEQDLLIADGFAFGSPVRFGNMAAPLKAFWDNTSSLWLKGALMDKPAGVFTSSGSMHGGNEANLLSMMLPLLHHGMLVIGLPYLEPELHHTQTGGTPYGPSHVSGLSAETSLSKDEHQLAIQFGKRLALAAIALKTSGFTTV from the coding sequence ATGAGTGCTCAGTTATTAATTCTGTATTATTCCCGTCATGGCTCTGTTGCAGCTTTAGCTGAAAAAATTGCTATTGGTGCCCAGCAAGCTGGTGCAGAAGTGATGCTACGCACTGTGCCCGCTTTGGATGGTTCTGCGGTCGGTATGCATCCGCATGTCACAGAGCAGGATTTACTCATAGCTGATGGCTTTGCCTTTGGCAGCCCTGTGCGCTTTGGCAATATGGCGGCACCGCTAAAAGCATTTTGGGATAACACCAGTAGTTTGTGGCTTAAAGGGGCGTTAATGGATAAACCCGCCGGTGTTTTTACTTCATCCGGTAGCATGCATGGCGGTAACGAGGCCAATTTACTCAGTATGATGTTGCCTTTGTTGCACCACGGTATGCTGGTGATCGGCCTGCCCTATCTGGAGCCTGAACTGCACCATACCCAAACGGGCGGCACGCCTTATGGCCCAAGTCATGTCAGTGGTTTATCAGCTGAAACCAGTTTAAGCAAAGATGAACATCAACTGGCCATTCAATTTGGTAAACGTTTAGCTTTAGCGGCTATCGCTTTAAAAACTTCCGGATTCACTACTGTATGA
- a CDS encoding DUF2069 domain-containing protein, translating into MNEISVPMAPSTRLYLWLGRIGFSGLFMLIPLWVLWLAPPELGSAKVLLALLWTPLWFPLWGMITGKAYTFAWANFIVMLYMIHSLTHLWVSSGTEFLLALLELLFSCLMFVGCTYYARNRGKELGLKIPKLKDDPIRTAKD; encoded by the coding sequence ATGAACGAGATTTCTGTGCCTATGGCCCCTTCTACCCGTCTTTACCTATGGCTTGGCCGTATAGGCTTCAGTGGTCTTTTTATGCTGATACCACTTTGGGTTTTATGGTTAGCACCACCAGAATTGGGCAGTGCTAAGGTTCTGCTTGCGTTGTTGTGGACGCCTTTGTGGTTCCCGCTCTGGGGCATGATCACAGGCAAAGCTTATACCTTTGCCTGGGCTAATTTTATTGTCATGCTGTATATGATCCACAGTCTGACGCATTTGTGGGTCAGCTCTGGCACAGAGTTTTTGCTGGCTTTGCTTGAACTGCTGTTTTCCTGCCTGATGTTTGTTGGCTGTACTTATTATGCCCGTAACAGGGGTAAAGAACTGGGTTTAAAAATACCTAAACTGAAAGATGATCCAATAAGAACAGCGAAAGACTAA
- the cysB gene encoding HTH-type transcriptional regulator CysB, producing MKLQQLRYIVEVLNHNLNVSATAESLYTSQPGISKQVRMLEDELGIQVFGRSGKHLTHVTPAGRDVIEIAQQILGKVESIKAVAKEHTLPDQGKLNIATTHTQARYALPPVISGFMKKFPKVSLHMHQGTPSQIAEAASRGDADFAIATEAMHLFNDLVMLPCYHWNRSVIVRHDHPLATLSRKIAVEDVAEHPIVTYVFGFTGRSELDRAFGEKGLEPKIVFTATDADVIKTYVRLGLGVGVIASMAMDKDLDKDLVSIDASHLFAASTTKIGFRKGTFLRTYMYDFIERFAPHLTREVVEKANMLRNQDDIDRMFAKFELPVK from the coding sequence ATGAAATTACAACAGCTACGTTATATTGTTGAAGTTCTCAATCACAACCTGAATGTCTCTGCAACTGCGGAGAGTTTATACACTTCACAACCCGGCATCAGTAAACAGGTGCGGATGCTGGAAGATGAGCTGGGTATCCAGGTTTTTGGGCGCTCCGGCAAACACCTGACCCATGTTACACCAGCTGGCAGAGATGTTATTGAAATAGCTCAACAAATACTAGGAAAAGTTGAGAGCATTAAGGCAGTTGCCAAAGAACATACCTTGCCAGATCAAGGCAAGCTGAACATAGCCACAACTCACACTCAGGCGCGTTATGCACTGCCTCCGGTGATCAGTGGTTTTATGAAAAAATTTCCTAAAGTGTCTTTGCATATGCATCAGGGCACGCCTTCACAAATTGCAGAAGCCGCTTCGCGTGGAGATGCGGATTTTGCAATTGCCACAGAGGCTATGCATTTATTTAACGATTTAGTGATGTTGCCTTGTTACCACTGGAATCGCAGCGTGATCGTTCGTCACGACCACCCGTTGGCAACCTTAAGCCGTAAAATTGCGGTAGAAGATGTGGCTGAACACCCTATAGTCACCTATGTGTTTGGTTTTACGGGGCGTTCTGAACTGGACCGCGCTTTTGGCGAAAAAGGCCTGGAGCCTAAAATCGTCTTTACTGCCACTGACGCCGATGTGATTAAAACCTACGTACGTTTGGGTTTAGGTGTCGGGGTGATTGCTTCAATGGCTATGGATAAGGATTTAGATAAGGATTTGGTGTCTATCGATGCCAGTCATTTATTTGCTGCATCCACCACCAAAATTGGTTTTAGAAAAGGCACTTTCCTTCGTACTTACATGTATGATTTTATTGAGCGTTTTGCCCCACATTTAACCCGTGAAGTGGTAGAAAAAGCCAATATGCTGCGTAACCAGGACGATATAGACCGAATGTTTGCCAAGTTTGAGCTGCCGGTTAAGTAA
- a CDS encoding LysR substrate-binding domain-containing protein has translation MIDLKLLRTLQALQQTGTLVAAAEQLCLTQSALSHQLKEAESYLGAALYLRKSQPVSFSTQGQLLLDLAAQVLPLVAQAEAQLKGKALNRIRLAVECHACFHWLMPAVKAFGGLQPDCPVEFSAEIEHNALDALLSDELDLVLTTDKRALAGCYFSALFEMELCLGVSTDHPLAQQPFVTAQQLKQDTLLGYPLPLDRQDLYRYVLAPAGLEAKFRAVAQSSQILQLIAAGQGVALLPRWLMEPYRAQGLLAVIPIGEQGLFRTMYAACRQGQQEANPLRQLLEQISLHQPS, from the coding sequence ATGATTGATTTAAAGCTGCTGCGCACCTTACAAGCGTTGCAACAGACAGGTACTTTAGTTGCTGCAGCTGAGCAGCTGTGTTTGACACAGTCGGCTTTATCGCACCAGCTCAAGGAGGCAGAGTCTTATCTGGGGGCTGCACTTTACCTGCGTAAAAGCCAGCCTGTGAGTTTTAGTACACAAGGTCAGTTGCTGTTGGATTTAGCTGCACAAGTGCTGCCTTTGGTGGCGCAGGCGGAAGCACAGCTCAAAGGTAAAGCTTTAAACCGGATTCGATTGGCTGTGGAATGCCATGCTTGCTTTCATTGGCTGATGCCTGCTGTCAAAGCTTTTGGAGGGTTACAGCCTGACTGCCCGGTCGAGTTTTCTGCTGAAATTGAACACAATGCGCTGGATGCGTTATTAAGCGATGAGCTGGATCTGGTGCTGACGACAGACAAACGTGCTCTTGCAGGTTGTTATTTTTCAGCTTTATTTGAAATGGAGTTGTGTCTGGGAGTCAGCACAGATCATCCACTGGCGCAGCAACCTTTTGTAACAGCACAGCAGTTAAAGCAGGACACTTTATTAGGTTATCCATTGCCTTTGGACCGGCAGGATTTATATCGTTATGTACTGGCTCCAGCGGGTTTGGAAGCAAAATTCCGAGCTGTGGCGCAAAGCAGCCAGATTTTGCAGTTGATTGCTGCGGGGCAGGGGGTGGCGTTGTTGCCTCGTTGGCTGATGGAGCCTTATCGGGCTCAGGGCCTGCTGGCGGTTATCCCTATAGGAGAGCAAGGTTTATTCAGAACTATGTACGCAGCCTGTCGGCAGGGGCAGCAAGAGGCTAACCCACTGCGACAGTTGTTAGAGCAAATCAGCCTGCATCAGCCTTCGTAA
- the queC gene encoding 7-cyano-7-deazaguanine synthase QueC, producing the protein MPQKVVVIYSGGMDSFTVLHKAIADGHEVYALSFNYGQRHVKELVCAKSVCEELGVAHKVVDISAINQLLAGSSLMAPDSTHEDIQIPEGHYAADTMKSTVVPNRNMILLSLAVGYAVSLNARAVYYGAHSGDHFIYPDCRPEFVHKMNEVCQVANYEPVDIVSPYLSQTKIEILRDGLAMGLDYSKTWTCYNGREKACGKCGSCQERLEAFELNQATDPLAYEG; encoded by the coding sequence ATGCCGCAAAAAGTTGTTGTGATCTATTCCGGCGGTATGGATTCATTTACCGTGTTGCATAAAGCCATTGCCGATGGTCATGAAGTTTATGCCCTGTCTTTTAACTATGGTCAGCGCCATGTCAAAGAACTGGTCTGCGCCAAGAGCGTCTGTGAAGAATTAGGCGTTGCGCATAAAGTGGTGGATATTTCTGCGATTAATCAGTTACTGGCAGGTTCCAGCCTGATGGCGCCGGACAGCACCCACGAAGATATTCAGATCCCTGAGGGCCATTACGCTGCTGATACCATGAAATCTACAGTAGTGCCAAACCGCAATATGATTTTATTGTCGTTGGCCGTAGGTTATGCCGTATCGCTGAATGCCCGTGCTGTATATTACGGTGCTCACTCTGGTGATCATTTTATCTATCCGGATTGCCGTCCTGAGTTTGTGCATAAAATGAATGAAGTTTGTCAGGTGGCTAACTACGAGCCAGTAGACATTGTCAGCCCTTATTTAAGCCAAACCAAAATTGAGATTTTGCGCGATGGTTTAGCTATGGGGCTGGATTACAGCAAAACCTGGACCTGCTACAACGGTCGTGAAAAAGCCTGTGGCAAATGTGGCTCTTGTCAGGAACGGCTGGAAGCTTTTGAGCTAAACCAAGCAACAGATCCATTAGCTTACGAAGGCTGA
- a CDS encoding sensor histidine kinase, whose product MSGSDSSIDFATVLASAAHDMKNSLCLLIQSIDNLQQEQQQLDTNGREELSRIHYEANRLNINLLQLLSLYRIEKNQLPLQIDQFYISDLFEEVLLKNEMYSTQKNIQVEVQESSELLWYFDSDLVSNLLNDMFVNALRYTKSRLLLRAELTEYGLAIELHDDGPGYPEFMLENADTLMKNLNLAAGRTGLGLFFAGLIAKAHKNHGKTGFIRLSNGGLYGGAMFSLYLP is encoded by the coding sequence ATGTCAGGTTCAGACTCATCCATCGACTTTGCAACAGTGCTGGCATCTGCAGCACATGATATGAAAAACTCTTTGTGCTTATTGATCCAGTCCATTGATAACCTGCAACAAGAGCAACAACAGCTGGATACCAATGGCCGGGAGGAATTGTCCCGAATTCACTATGAAGCCAACAGGCTGAATATCAATTTGCTGCAATTATTGTCCTTGTACCGCATTGAAAAAAATCAACTTCCTTTACAAATAGATCAGTTTTACATCTCTGATTTATTCGAAGAAGTCCTGCTGAAAAATGAAATGTACAGCACTCAAAAAAACATTCAGGTTGAAGTGCAGGAAAGCAGCGAATTACTTTGGTATTTTGACAGCGATCTGGTTAGTAACCTGCTGAACGACATGTTTGTCAATGCATTGCGTTATACAAAAAGTAGATTGTTACTACGGGCAGAACTGACCGAATATGGCCTCGCTATTGAATTACACGATGACGGCCCTGGCTATCCTGAATTTATGCTGGAAAATGCCGATACCCTAATGAAAAATTTAAATTTGGCAGCAGGCCGCACAGGTTTAGGCCTGTTTTTTGCAGGGTTAATAGCCAAAGCGCATAAAAATCATGGTAAAACTGGTTTTATTCGCTTAAGTAATGGTGGTCTGTATGGCGGTGCCATGTTTAGTCTGTATTTACCCTGA
- the arsC gene encoding arsenate reductase (glutaredoxin) (This arsenate reductase requires both glutathione and glutaredoxin to convert arsenate to arsenite, after which the efflux transporter formed by ArsA and ArsB can extrude the arsenite from the cell, providing resistance.), translating into MITLYHNNRCSKSREALALLEQSGKAFTVRYYLDQPLSAAELMTLLNALQLPARELLRSKEDEYKALDLANTLLSEQQLIEAMVQHPKLMERPILQVDGKAVIARPADKMLALLA; encoded by the coding sequence ATGATTACGCTTTATCACAATAACCGTTGCTCTAAAAGCCGTGAAGCTTTGGCACTCTTAGAACAAAGCGGCAAAGCTTTTACTGTGCGTTATTATCTGGATCAGCCTTTGTCTGCGGCCGAGTTGATGACGTTACTAAACGCATTACAGCTGCCCGCCCGTGAATTACTGCGCAGTAAAGAAGATGAATACAAAGCGCTGGATCTGGCAAATACTCTGTTGTCTGAACAACAGTTGATTGAAGCTATGGTGCAACACCCGAAGCTGATGGAAAGACCCATACTGCAGGTAGATGGCAAAGCCGTGATAGCCCGTCCTGCCGATAAAATGCTGGCGCTGCTGGCATGA
- the bepA gene encoding beta-barrel assembly-enhancing protease, translating into MKQFAVKTQLIKLSLFSICLALTSASVQANNALPDIGGNAFSTLTPDKEKQLGDVMMRQTKGQLPMVYDPLLDEYLNTMGNQMVAKAQDVKFPFRFYWVNDKNINAFATLGGNIVSHTGTLAVSDSESEFASVIAHEISHVTQRHIARSVEARSENGPLTLAGILGSILLATVNPEAGMAGIMASQGLAQQSAINFTRSNEQEADRIGIQLMADAGYNPYAVPEFFNKLAEKSRFANTQLAFLYTHPLSQSRVADSRLRAEQFPKRFVADSQDYALVKARVMARYHYQSKDAQSYFLRKLAEPGGNTKANQYGLALAYFDDKQVDKAEQIITKLRQQEPDNLYYIDAYTDILLAQGKAEQAMTMLEQQYLLKPNNQVITLNYANAAVQGKAYRLAIHLLRNLLYYKNDIFMAYEMLADTYKAMEDYAHYYEARADLYYQMAIYPKAIDDLNEALNHIGANNTLENRRIEAKKKQWQTELNRLKRL; encoded by the coding sequence ATGAAGCAATTTGCAGTAAAAACACAACTCATTAAACTGAGCCTGTTCAGTATCTGTCTGGCTCTGACTAGTGCCTCAGTTCAGGCAAATAATGCGCTACCTGATATAGGTGGCAATGCTTTTTCAACCCTAACGCCTGACAAAGAAAAACAGTTGGGCGACGTGATGATGCGTCAAACCAAAGGCCAGTTGCCTATGGTGTACGACCCTTTACTGGATGAATACCTGAACACTATGGGTAATCAGATGGTTGCTAAAGCTCAGGACGTTAAATTTCCATTCCGCTTTTATTGGGTCAATGACAAAAACATCAACGCTTTTGCGACGCTGGGCGGCAATATAGTGTCTCATACCGGCACTTTAGCTGTATCAGACAGTGAAAGTGAATTTGCCTCTGTTATAGCGCACGAAATATCTCACGTGACTCAACGTCACATCGCCCGTTCTGTTGAAGCACGCTCTGAAAATGGTCCACTCACGCTTGCAGGTATTCTGGGTTCTATTTTGTTGGCAACAGTCAATCCGGAAGCAGGTATGGCTGGTATCATGGCCTCACAGGGCCTGGCACAACAAAGTGCGATTAACTTTACCCGTAGTAACGAGCAGGAAGCTGACCGTATTGGTATTCAACTGATGGCGGATGCCGGCTACAACCCTTATGCAGTGCCAGAGTTTTTTAATAAACTGGCGGAAAAAAGCCGCTTTGCCAATACTCAACTGGCCTTCTTGTATACCCACCCCTTGTCACAATCCCGGGTCGCTGACTCACGTTTAAGGGCGGAACAATTTCCTAAACGTTTTGTTGCTGACAGTCAGGATTATGCGTTGGTAAAAGCCCGTGTTATGGCTCGATACCACTATCAAAGCAAAGATGCTCAAAGCTATTTTTTACGTAAACTGGCTGAACCTGGTGGCAACACGAAAGCCAACCAGTACGGTTTGGCTTTAGCATACTTTGATGACAAGCAAGTGGATAAAGCAGAGCAGATCATCACAAAATTACGTCAGCAAGAACCTGACAATTTGTATTACATCGATGCCTATACCGACATATTGCTGGCGCAAGGTAAGGCTGAGCAGGCCATGACTATGCTTGAGCAGCAGTACTTACTGAAACCCAATAATCAGGTCATTACGCTGAACTATGCCAATGCTGCGGTTCAGGGCAAAGCCTACCGCCTCGCCATTCATTTGCTCAGAAATTTACTTTATTACAAAAATGATATTTTTATGGCTTATGAAATGCTGGCTGACACCTATAAAGCAATGGAAGACTATGCACACTATTACGAGGCCAGAGCTGATTTATATTACCAAATGGCTATCTACCCCAAAGCTATTGATGATTTAAATGAAGCTTTAAACCATATTGGTGCAAACAACACCTTAGAGAATCGACGGATTGAGGCGAAGAAAAAGCAATGGCAAACCGAATTAAACCGTCTGAAACGCTTGTAA
- a CDS encoding TonB-dependent receptor family protein yields the protein MNYLPFKLSALALSFFSAALAAEDNSIAVQIPDEIIVVTAQGQQSPWLGSAASSFRRSFDQPPLQIDAASLLQHIPGIQADSRANYAQDSRLSARGFGSRSSFGIRGIRLLQDGIPLSSPDGQGQFSSVLLDQLASVEVLTGPLAVLYGNAAGGVVLLQSRWPTENSASVQLSHSQFARQQLLSAAVVKGNHATSVSLKNAELQSQRAHSDAKKQQAQWLWQSAFENDLKLQLRYDWSYDPLLQDPLGLTAQEWQANPHQTAANAETFDTRKFTKQQQWSMNLSQQLADQSWRLAAWFGQRDVGQYLGFDGVAATSAGGVVDLSRPYQGLDASYSWQFDTVRLSLGGALEQSTDERRGYVNNQGVQGDLRRDEEGEVQSADLYSRFVWDLSSTWQFSGGVRHSELDFDVTDFYITAQNPNDSGSTSFAKTSAALALNFAQSDHLSWYISAGRGFETPTFSEMAYQSKGDGLNLGLKESTNQQWELGNKWQLANWRSSVAVFLVESENELVVDQSIGGRTSYRNASETKRTGAEVSALWLASASWQHQWTLTQLNARFTEGAPDGKLLPGVAKQQAQWQISWMPLQSSEWMVQFDTLYRSKIATSDQNLLFAPSATVYHMKLVAESTLSNMQLRYWLGVDNLTDKNYVGAVVVNQANGRAFEPALPRSVTLGLSLNF from the coding sequence ATGAACTATTTACCTTTTAAACTGAGCGCTTTAGCGCTCAGTTTTTTTTCTGCCGCACTTGCCGCAGAAGACAATAGCATTGCAGTTCAAATCCCGGACGAAATCATAGTAGTCACAGCTCAAGGCCAGCAATCCCCCTGGTTGGGTAGCGCGGCCAGCAGCTTTCGCAGAAGCTTTGATCAACCCCCCCTGCAGATAGATGCCGCCAGTTTATTGCAGCATATTCCCGGCATTCAGGCCGACAGTCGAGCAAACTATGCTCAAGACAGCCGTTTAAGTGCCCGTGGTTTTGGCAGTCGTAGCAGTTTTGGCATTCGGGGTATTCGCCTGTTACAAGATGGTATTCCGCTGTCGAGTCCGGACGGTCAGGGCCAATTCAGTTCAGTATTGCTGGATCAACTCGCCTCTGTTGAAGTGTTAACTGGTCCACTTGCGGTGTTGTATGGCAATGCAGCAGGAGGTGTCGTGTTGCTGCAAAGCCGTTGGCCTACAGAGAATTCGGCCTCAGTACAACTGAGTCACAGCCAGTTTGCCCGCCAGCAACTGCTCTCGGCTGCTGTGGTCAAAGGCAATCATGCAACCTCTGTTAGCCTGAAAAACGCAGAGTTACAAAGCCAGCGCGCGCACAGTGATGCAAAAAAACAACAAGCTCAGTGGTTATGGCAAAGTGCGTTTGAAAACGATCTAAAGCTGCAGTTGCGATACGACTGGTCTTACGATCCGCTGCTGCAAGACCCATTGGGTTTAACTGCACAGGAATGGCAGGCCAACCCGCACCAGACAGCCGCCAATGCAGAAACTTTTGATACCCGTAAATTTACCAAACAGCAGCAATGGAGCATGAACCTGTCACAGCAGCTTGCAGATCAAAGCTGGCGTCTGGCAGCCTGGTTTGGCCAACGTGATGTAGGCCAGTATTTAGGCTTTGATGGTGTTGCTGCGACATCAGCCGGTGGTGTTGTAGATTTAAGCCGGCCTTATCAGGGCCTGGATGCGTCCTACAGCTGGCAATTTGACACTGTTCGCCTGAGTTTAGGTGGTGCGCTTGAGCAAAGCACAGATGAGCGCCGCGGTTATGTTAATAATCAGGGCGTTCAGGGTGATTTACGCCGTGATGAAGAAGGCGAAGTGCAGTCTGCTGATTTGTATAGCCGTTTTGTCTGGGACTTAAGTTCAACATGGCAATTCAGTGGTGGTGTTCGCCACTCAGAGCTGGATTTTGATGTCACTGATTTTTACATCACTGCACAAAACCCGAACGACAGTGGTTCCACTTCTTTTGCGAAAACCTCTGCAGCTCTGGCATTAAATTTTGCTCAGTCTGACCATTTGTCCTGGTATATCAGTGCCGGTCGCGGTTTTGAGACCCCAACCTTTAGCGAGATGGCGTACCAAAGCAAGGGTGATGGCCTGAATCTGGGGCTAAAAGAGAGTACCAACCAGCAATGGGAGTTAGGCAATAAATGGCAATTGGCTAACTGGCGATCCAGTGTCGCGGTATTTTTAGTTGAAAGTGAAAATGAGTTGGTGGTCGATCAATCCATTGGCGGTCGCACCAGTTATCGCAACGCCAGTGAAACCAAACGCACTGGTGCGGAAGTATCTGCCTTATGGCTGGCATCTGCTTCATGGCAACATCAATGGACACTTACTCAGCTCAATGCCCGTTTTACAGAGGGCGCCCCTGATGGCAAGTTACTTCCTGGTGTGGCCAAGCAGCAGGCACAATGGCAAATCAGCTGGATGCCGTTGCAAAGCTCTGAATGGATGGTGCAGTTTGATACCTTGTATCGCAGCAAAATAGCCACCAGCGACCAAAACCTGCTATTTGCGCCCTCTGCTACTGTCTATCACATGAAACTGGTTGCAGAGTCTACGCTGTCCAATATGCAGCTGCGCTACTGGCTGGGTGTGGATAACCTGACCGATAAAAACTATGTTGGAGCTGTGGTGGTGAATCAAGCCAATGGCCGAGCTTTTGAGCCAGCCTTGCCACGGTCCGTAACTTTGGGACTTAGTCTGAATTTTTAA
- a CDS encoding LON peptidase substrate-binding domain-containing protein, translated as MNPTIALFPLNTLLLPQGRMRLRLFEPRYLRLMKEASSGVRPFAMASLNPLVSLQHADRICPEVTLVSIVDFEQLPDGLLGITVEGLGRHRITKRWQEQDQLHVAELEPMPFWTAENTTAEQQQLWHKLQLVFKQYPELASLYPEPEHQNLCWLVSRWMELLPLTPHLKRQWLKQDLNDTARALTLWLEDSLEEIS; from the coding sequence ATGAACCCAACAATAGCTTTATTTCCACTGAATACCCTGCTGCTGCCTCAAGGCAGAATGCGTTTGCGTTTATTTGAACCACGTTATTTAAGGCTGATGAAAGAAGCCAGTAGCGGTGTGCGCCCTTTTGCGATGGCAAGCCTTAATCCACTGGTTAGTCTGCAGCATGCTGACCGTATTTGCCCTGAAGTGACACTAGTGTCTATTGTCGATTTTGAACAATTGCCCGATGGTTTGTTGGGTATTACAGTCGAAGGATTAGGACGTCATCGAATTACGAAAAGATGGCAGGAGCAGGATCAGCTGCATGTAGCAGAACTGGAGCCTATGCCATTTTGGACTGCTGAAAATACCACTGCAGAACAGCAGCAACTCTGGCACAAATTGCAGCTGGTGTTTAAGCAATATCCGGAGTTGGCCAGCCTTTACCCTGAACCTGAACATCAGAATTTATGCTGGTTGGTGTCACGCTGGATGGAACTGCTGCCACTGACCCCCCACTTGAAACGCCAGTGGTTAAAGCAGGATTTAAACGACACAGCCAGAGCTTTAACGCTCTGGCTGGAGGACAGTCTGGAAGAAATCAGCTGA